The Stigmatella aurantiaca DW4/3-1 genome contains the following window.
CCACCGAGGCCACGACCACGGCCACGGTCGACGCCCGGGTCTCCGACCAGGTGGGCCAGGTTACCTTCATCAGCTCGCTGGCAATGTCGATGGCCAGGGCGTGACTCTTGGGGTGGAACCACGTGCCGACGGCCAAGCCCAAGGCCAGCAGGTAGCCCACCAAGGTGGAGACCTGCCAGTCGAGCCCCTCGATGAGCACCGGGTCGCCCCAGCCGAAGCGGGCCCAGACAAGGCCCAGCACGTGCTCAAAGAAGAGCGCGGCGACAATGCCGGCGAGAATCAGGAAGATGACCACCAGCCGCTTCGGGTCCATCGCCGAGCGGTTCGCCTGCTGGCTGGCCTCGGTTGCGGTTGCCATGATGCCTCACGGAGTACTGTGGAAAAGGCAGGGACCCCCGGTACCTCTGGCACCGGGGGCCCCGCACTCTGAGAACTGGCAGGCCAGGAGGGATTCGAACCCCCAACACGCGGTTTTGGAGACCGCTGCTCTACCGTTGGAGCTACTGGCCTAAACTCTGGACCTAGACCTTACCTTCTTTGTGGTCCGTATGCTTGCGGCAGCGCGGGCAGAACTTGCTCAGCTCCAGCTTGTCCTGGCTCTTGCGCTTGTTCTTCGTCGTCGTGTAGTTCCGCTCCTTGCACGTCGTGCACTCGAGCGAAATGATGCTGCGATTACCCTTCGGCATGACCTGAACTCTTCAGACGGCAAGAGGGGAAGGTCCACCGAGACCCTCCCCCCGGCACCGAAGTGCCTGTCTGGAATCCGTACTACGCCTGACTAGGCGATGATGTCGGCAACGACGCCGGCGCCCACCGTGCGGCCACCCTCACGGATGGCGAAGCGCAGCTCCTTCTCCATGGCGACCGGAGTAATGAGCTCCACCTCGATGGCGATGTTGTCTCCCGGCATCACCATCTCCACGTTGTCCGGCAGCTTCACCGTTCCGGTCACGTCCGTCGTCCGGAAGTAGAACTGCGGCCGGTATCCCTTGAAGAACGGCGTGTGCCGCCCTCCCTCTTCCTTCGACAGCACGTACACCTGCGCCTTGAACTTCGTGTGCGGGTTGATGCTCCCAGGCTTCGCCAGCACCTGCCCACGCTCCAGGTCCTCGCGCTTCAGGCCTCGCAGCAGCGCTCCGATGTTGTCTCCCGCCATGCCCTCGTCCAGCAGCTTGCGGAACATCTCCACCCCCGTGATGACCGTCTTCTGCGTCGGACGGATCCCCACGATCTCCACTTCCTCGCCCACCTTGATCTTGCCGCGCTCCACTCGGCCCGTCGCCACCGTTCCTCGGCCTGCGATGGAGAACACGTCTTCCACCGGCATCAGGAACGGCTTGTCCGTCGCACGCTGCGGCGTCGGGATGTACTCGTCCACCGCCGCCATCAGCTTCAGGATCGCTCCCTCGCCGATGTCGCTGGTGTCTCCCTCCAGCGCCTTGAGCGCGCTGCCAGGGATGATGGGGATGCTGTCGCCCGGGAACTCGTACTTCTTGAGCAGGTCGCGCACCTCCATCTCCACCAGCTCGCGCAGCTCCGGATCGTCCAGCATGTCCACCTTGTTCAGGAAGACGACGATGTAGGGCACGCCCACCTGCCTGGCCAGCAGGATGTGCTCACGCGTCTGGGGCATCGGGCCGTCGGCCGCGGACACCACCAGAATCGCTCCGTCCATCTGCGCCGCGCCCGTGATCATGTTCTTCACGTAGTCGGCGTGGCCAGGACAGTCCACGTGCGCGTAGTGGCGGTTCTTCGTCTGGTACTCCACGTGCGCCGTGGAGATGGTGATGCCGCGCTCACGCTCCTCGGGGGCCTTGTCGATCTGGTCATAGGCCAGGAACGTGGCGCCGCCCGTCTTGGCCAGCACCTTGGTGATGGCGGCCGTCAGCGACGTCTTCCCGTGGTCCACGTGTCCGATCGTCCCGATGTTCACGTGGGGTTTGTTCCGCTCGAACTTCTCCTTGGCCATGACACTCCTCTAGAGAAAAATGGAGCCCTGAACCAGGATTGAACTGGTGACCTCATCCTTACCAAGGATGCGCTCTACCAACTGAGCTATCAGGGCTTGGAACGACTCAACAACGCGTTGGAGCGGGAAATGGGACTCGAACCCACGACATTCAGCTTGGAAGGCTGACGCTCTACCAACTGAGCTATTCCCGCGTTGACCCATGGAGGGAGATGGATTCGAACCATCGAAGGCGTAGAGCCGGCAGATTTACAGTCTGCTCCCTTTGGCCGCTTGGGTATCCCTCCGTATGTACACTGCCTCTGCTACCACAACTGCCTACTGCCAGATACTTCCGTTTCTTCCGTCCGGGCCCCCATCCGCGGCCCCATCCTTATGGCCGGCGGCGGGACTTGAACCCGCGACCTACTGATTACAAATCAGTTGCTCTACCAGCTGAGCTACACCGGCATCCGTCCCTTACTGCCCCGCCCTACCCCCACCGGCCCCTTCTGGAAACCGCCCACCACGCGGTTGCCAACATCAAAAGGCGGGCCCTTTTAGAGATCCTAGGTGTCCAAAGTCAAGGAGTTTGATCCCCGCGGCGGCCTCCAGACGGACGGCTGCCTCCTCGCTGGCGGGCAACCTCATATAGCAGAACCGCCGCAGACACGGAGGCGTTGAGTGAACCCACCTGGCCCACCATGGGAATTCCCAGGCGGAAATCGCAGTGCTTGAGCACGCCCTCTCGCACACCTGCCCCCTCTGCCCCTACGACCAGTGCCAGCGGGCCATCCAGGCGGGCCCCCCACAGGGGCTCTTTGGAGTGGGTGTCCGCGGCCGCCACCCAGAGCCCCGCCTCTTTGAGCTCTTCCAGCGCCCGGGAGATGTTCACCACC
Protein-coding sequences here:
- the tuf gene encoding elongation factor Tu yields the protein MAKEKFERNKPHVNIGTIGHVDHGKTSLTAAITKVLAKTGGATFLAYDQIDKAPEERERGITISTAHVEYQTKNRHYAHVDCPGHADYVKNMITGAAQMDGAILVVSAADGPMPQTREHILLARQVGVPYIVVFLNKVDMLDDPELRELVEMEVRDLLKKYEFPGDSIPIIPGSALKALEGDTSDIGEGAILKLMAAVDEYIPTPQRATDKPFLMPVEDVFSIAGRGTVATGRVERGKIKVGEEVEIVGIRPTQKTVITGVEMFRKLLDEGMAGDNIGALLRGLKREDLERGQVLAKPGSINPHTKFKAQVYVLSKEEGGRHTPFFKGYRPQFYFRTTDVTGTVKLPDNVEMVMPGDNIAIEVELITPVAMEKELRFAIREGGRTVGAGVVADIIA
- the secE gene encoding preprotein translocase subunit SecE; amino-acid sequence: MATATEASQQANRSAMDPKRLVVIFLILAGIVAALFFEHVLGLVWARFGWGDPVLIEGLDWQVSTLVGYLLALGLAVGTWFHPKSHALAIDIASELMKVTWPTWSETRASTVAVVVASVVAAVILFCIDTIAYNLMVEWLPAVWGKL
- the rpmG gene encoding 50S ribosomal protein L33 is translated as MPKGNRSIISLECTTCKERNYTTTKNKRKSQDKLELSKFCPRCRKHTDHKEGKV